The Psychrosphaera ytuae genome includes a region encoding these proteins:
- a CDS encoding amidohydrolase family protein: MKNQLKRTLLSASIACFLSAPTLALESKDSEAKWDVTKPQGEMKAITINTDESTWSNLDVHPNGKTIIFDMLGDLYTMPISGGQATPLVLGYDWNMQATYSPDGSKIAFLSDRDGMMNLWVMNADGTNPVQITKEKSHTIHTPQWSPDGQYIAVTRGVMSSRSIAAGEIWLFHHTGGSGTKVKAGTHGAFNQKNITDPKFSPDGKYLYYTQDITSGRVWQYNKNSTQELFNIIRHDLDTGEEERYIGGAGGAVIPTPSPDGKYMAYLKREDTKTVLYIKDLKTGIDTRLTTEMERDHQETFGTEGNYAYFDWTPDNKHIVYWSGGKFNKIDVKSKKAEIIPFNVSVEKQIQKAVRVPVEVAPDQVAVKQVRWATMSPKGDKIVYQALGKLYVRDVKSGKVSRLTRQDNHDEFYPSFSRDGKYIAYTTWDDQELGTVRVVRSRGGKGKVISTEPGHYIQPRFSPDGKKVVFDRFTGGYLLSPEWSMEPGIYVADVNGDNMKRVVKSGGDAHFGADNNTIYYTSYQAGSYGTKRKLMQVNLDGFEQRDVMNGDEVTEFKVSPDGKWLAFVYQFNAYIAPFGKVGTVQSIGPKSTWVPVKQASAAAGSELHWSADSKKLHWSNASTLYSRSIQETFDFVDGAKAEMSEPTTEGIDLSFNAEADIPDSAVALVGGKVVTMRDADNKQEIIENGVVLVKGNRIVKVGAKGDVTIPKGYETVDVSGKTLFPGIIDAHSHGSQGSRQIIPKQNWKNFSSIGFGVTTIHDPSNDNREIFAAAELQQTGKILAPRIFSTGRILYAGYSPGYTAKINDIEDARFHIKRTKENGAVSVKSYNHPRRDTRQQVLEAARELGVNVVPEGGGKLYQNMTMIIDGHTTLEHSLNIPTGYKDLTQMWSQTETAYNPTFVVAYGGLSGEKYWYDKTNVWENERLMRYAPRYIIEPVSIRRDTAPEDHYNHIKIAEYAKTLRDNGVRVLIGAHGQREGLAAHWEMWMMNQGGFTPWESLRGATFDAAIALGMDKDLGSIEEGKLADIVIVEGDVLTDIRQSEFVTHTMLNGRLYDVKTMSEVATGNFKAEPLFFNRLNINAMPAATAQELKQKEETYHWTHH; this comes from the coding sequence GGCGATCTTTACACCATGCCTATTTCGGGTGGCCAAGCGACACCTTTGGTGTTGGGCTATGACTGGAATATGCAAGCAACATACAGCCCAGATGGAAGCAAGATTGCATTTTTGAGCGACCGCGATGGAATGATGAACCTGTGGGTTATGAATGCTGACGGTACCAACCCAGTTCAAATCACCAAAGAGAAAAGCCATACGATTCACACACCTCAGTGGAGTCCTGACGGCCAATATATCGCTGTGACTCGCGGTGTTATGTCATCTCGTTCGATTGCAGCCGGCGAAATCTGGTTATTCCATCACACGGGTGGCAGTGGCACTAAGGTAAAAGCTGGCACTCACGGTGCATTTAACCAAAAAAACATCACAGACCCTAAGTTTTCTCCTGATGGTAAATATTTATATTACACACAAGACATCACTAGCGGACGTGTGTGGCAGTACAACAAAAACTCAACTCAAGAGTTATTTAACATCATTCGCCACGACCTAGACACGGGTGAAGAAGAGCGTTATATCGGTGGTGCCGGTGGTGCCGTTATCCCGACGCCATCACCAGACGGTAAGTACATGGCCTACCTTAAACGCGAAGATACAAAAACTGTACTTTATATCAAAGATTTAAAAACCGGTATCGATACCCGTTTAACAACAGAAATGGAACGCGATCACCAAGAAACCTTTGGTACTGAAGGTAACTACGCGTATTTTGATTGGACTCCGGATAACAAACATATTGTTTATTGGAGCGGCGGTAAATTTAACAAGATAGATGTTAAGTCAAAAAAAGCCGAGATCATTCCATTTAATGTTTCGGTAGAAAAACAAATTCAAAAAGCAGTTCGAGTTCCGGTTGAAGTTGCCCCAGATCAGGTGGCAGTAAAACAGGTTCGTTGGGCAACCATGTCTCCAAAAGGCGACAAAATCGTTTATCAAGCACTGGGCAAGCTTTACGTTCGTGACGTTAAGTCAGGTAAAGTCTCTCGTCTGACTCGCCAAGATAATCACGATGAGTTTTACCCTAGCTTTTCTCGAGACGGTAAATACATTGCTTACACCACTTGGGATGACCAAGAGTTAGGTACGGTTCGAGTTGTGCGCTCTCGCGGTGGTAAAGGCAAAGTTATCTCAACTGAGCCTGGCCATTACATCCAGCCACGCTTCTCACCTGATGGTAAAAAAGTAGTCTTTGATCGATTCACTGGCGGTTATTTATTATCACCTGAGTGGTCTATGGAACCTGGTATCTATGTTGCTGACGTAAATGGCGATAACATGAAACGCGTGGTTAAGTCTGGTGGAGACGCGCACTTTGGCGCTGACAACAACACGATTTATTACACAAGTTATCAAGCTGGTAGCTACGGTACTAAGCGTAAGTTAATGCAGGTTAACTTAGACGGATTCGAACAACGCGACGTAATGAACGGCGACGAGGTGACAGAATTTAAAGTATCACCAGATGGCAAATGGCTCGCATTCGTTTACCAATTTAACGCGTACATTGCACCATTTGGTAAAGTAGGTACGGTTCAGTCAATTGGCCCGAAATCTACTTGGGTACCAGTTAAACAGGCCTCTGCAGCAGCAGGTTCTGAGTTACACTGGTCTGCTGATAGTAAAAAGCTACACTGGTCGAATGCTTCGACATTGTACAGCCGTTCAATTCAAGAAACCTTTGACTTTGTTGACGGTGCAAAAGCTGAAATGAGTGAGCCTACCACAGAAGGCATCGATTTGAGCTTTAATGCAGAGGCGGATATTCCTGACTCAGCTGTCGCATTAGTTGGTGGTAAAGTTGTAACAATGCGCGATGCAGACAACAAACAAGAAATCATCGAAAACGGTGTTGTTTTGGTTAAAGGCAATCGCATCGTCAAAGTTGGTGCTAAAGGTGACGTAACAATTCCAAAAGGATATGAAACAGTGGATGTGTCTGGTAAGACACTATTCCCTGGTATAATCGACGCTCACTCGCACGGTTCTCAAGGTAGCCGCCAAATTATTCCAAAACAAAACTGGAAAAACTTCTCCTCTATTGGCTTTGGGGTGACAACGATTCACGATCCTTCAAACGACAACCGAGAAATTTTTGCCGCTGCAGAATTGCAACAGACAGGTAAAATTTTGGCGCCTCGTATCTTCTCAACAGGTCGTATCTTGTATGCTGGTTATTCTCCTGGCTACACAGCTAAGATCAACGATATCGAAGACGCTCGTTTTCATATTAAACGCACTAAAGAAAACGGTGCCGTTTCAGTGAAGAGCTACAACCACCCTCGTCGCGATACGCGTCAGCAAGTGCTTGAAGCAGCACGTGAATTAGGTGTTAACGTAGTACCTGAAGGCGGCGGTAAACTGTATCAGAATATGACAATGATCATCGATGGCCACACAACGCTTGAGCACTCTTTAAACATCCCAACGGGATATAAAGATTTAACTCAAATGTGGAGCCAAACTGAGACTGCCTACAACCCAACATTTGTTGTCGCTTATGGCGGTTTATCTGGTGAAAAATACTGGTACGACAAAACCAACGTTTGGGAAAATGAGCGCTTAATGCGTTATGCCCCGCGTTACATCATTGAGCCAGTATCAATTCGTCGTGATACCGCGCCAGAAGATCACTATAACCATATCAAGATTGCCGAATACGCAAAAACACTTCGTGACAACGGGGTTCGAGTATTGATTGGTGCTCACGGTCAACGCGAAGGTTTAGCAGCCCACTGGGAAATGTGGATGATGAATCAAGGTGGCTTTACACCATGGGAATCACTGCGCGGTGCGACATTTGACGCAGCCATTGCGTTGGGTATGGATAAGGACTTAGGTTCGATTGAAGAAGGCAAACTTGCGGATATCGTAATCGTCGAAGGTGATGTATTAACCGACATTCGCCAGTCTGAGTTTGTGACTCACACTATGCTAAACGGTCGTTTATACGACGTTAAAACCATGAGTGAAGTTGCAACAGGTAACTTTAAAGCTGAACCTTTGTTCTTTAACCGCCTCAACATCAATGCGATGCCAGCGGCGACGGCACAAGAGCTTAAGCAGAAAGAAGAGACCTATCACTGGACTCATCACTAG